One genomic segment of Candidatus Fukatsuia endosymbiont of Tuberolachnus salignus includes these proteins:
- the iagB gene encoding type III secretion system invasion protein IagB, which translates to MFVYLNTLILLIFSPLAQASCWQQAEKSFGIEAKLLKAIAQVESGMKPNAVGRNNNGSYDVGLMQINSSHFPRLRKLGIDAKKMKADPCLSVLVGASILSDMMKIYGYSWEAVGAYNAGLHKSRRDLRMRYARRVWTHYNK; encoded by the coding sequence ATATTTGTCTATTTAAATACACTCATCCTGCTTATATTCAGTCCATTGGCACAAGCAAGTTGTTGGCAGCAAGCAGAAAAAAGTTTTGGTATTGAAGCAAAATTGCTTAAGGCCATTGCACAAGTAGAGTCAGGAATGAAACCCAATGCAGTTGGTCGCAATAATAATGGCAGTTATGACGTTGGATTGATGCAAATTAACAGTAGCCACTTTCCACGGTTACGTAAACTTGGCATTGATGCAAAAAAGATGAAAGCAGACCCCTGTTTGTCGGTGCTTGTCGGTGCCTCAATACTCTCTGATATGATGAAAATCTACGGATATTCTTGGGAAGCGGTCGGTGCTTATAACGCGGGATTACATAAATCTCGTCGTGATCTGAGAATGCGTTATGCTCGTCGTGTATGGACACATTATAACAAATAA
- the tsaC gene encoding L-threonylcarbamoyladenylate synthase type 1 TsaC produces MANIVLALQREEVIAYPTEAVFGLGCDPDSEKAVDALLALKRRPREKGLILVAANYDQLRPYVDDTQLNRVQRQNVFASWPGAVTWVIPARSETPCWLTGRFNSLAVRVIDHPLVQQLCTYYGKPVVSTSANLSGCQPCRSESEVKMQFGTVLPVLSGQIGGREKPSEIRDSLTGKQVRQG; encoded by the coding sequence ATGGCTAACATAGTGTTAGCATTGCAACGTGAAGAAGTGATTGCCTATCCGACAGAAGCCGTATTCGGCCTGGGCTGTGATCCTGATAGCGAAAAGGCCGTTGATGCCTTATTAGCCTTAAAACGACGTCCTCGGGAAAAAGGATTGATTTTGGTGGCAGCGAATTATGATCAGTTAAGGCCTTATGTGGATGATACACAACTGAATAGGGTACAGCGGCAAAATGTCTTTGCCAGCTGGCCAGGCGCCGTCACCTGGGTGATCCCTGCTCGTTCAGAGACGCCTTGTTGGTTGACCGGACGCTTCAACTCGCTCGCCGTCAGGGTGATTGATCATCCGCTAGTGCAACAGCTTTGTACTTATTATGGTAAGCCGGTGGTTTCAACCAGTGCGAATTTAAGTGGTTGCCAACCTTGCCGCAGTGAGAGCGAAGTTAAAATGCAATTTGGCACAGTTTTACCTGTGTTATCCGGACAGATTGGCGGTCGTGAAAAGCCTTCTGAAATCAGAGATAGCTTAACCGGCAAACAAGTGCGTCAGGGCTAA
- the sctF gene encoding type III secretion system needle filament subunit SctF, giving the protein MSTTAPTPVKNEYIKDVNEIVEHFNNGGKSYLADVSTDFNASVISAQAKYKEALNELKKPGNIDSPSHLADYQQKLSTYTIIRNAQSNTIKALKDIDMSIVGNFR; this is encoded by the coding sequence ATGTCAACTACTGCACCCACACCAGTTAAAAATGAATATATTAAGGATGTCAATGAAATTGTAGAACATTTCAATAACGGAGGCAAAAGTTATTTAGCAGACGTATCTACAGATTTTAATGCTAGTGTAATTTCTGCTCAAGCTAAATATAAAGAAGCTTTAAATGAATTAAAAAAACCGGGAAACATAGATTCACCATCACATCTGGCTGACTATCAACAAAAACTCAGTACCTATACCATCATCAGAAATGCGCAATCTAATACGATAAAAGCACTGAAAGATATTGATATGAGTATTGTGGGTAACTTCCGTTAA
- the serC gene encoding 3-phosphoserine/phosphohydroxythreonine transaminase — translation MATIYNFSAGPAMLPAEVLHRAAKELSNWQDLGTSVMEISHRSKEFLALAQESEKDLCELLNIPSNYQVLFCQGGARGQFAAVPLNLLGTNTTADYVNGGFWANSAIKEAVRYCKPKVVNITTTCTDGRSGVKPMSQWSLHDDAAYVHYCPNETIDGITIDEQPNFPGKIVVADFSSSLLSRPIDVSRYGVIYAGAQKNIGPAGLTLVIVRKDLLGTAHPLTPSILNYKTLTDYNSMFNTPPTFAWYLASLVFKWLKEQGGLAEMEKRNKVKANLLYSFIDNSKLYRNKVAGNNRSVMNVPFQLTDPMLDEIFLKKAKKRGLQALKGHSAVGGMRASIYNAMPLDGVKALVNFMSEFEQCPHE, via the coding sequence ATGGCCACAATTTATAATTTCAGCGCGGGACCCGCGATGCTACCTGCCGAGGTGTTGCACCGTGCGGCAAAAGAATTATCTAACTGGCAGGATCTAGGCACTTCTGTGATGGAAATCAGCCATCGTAGTAAAGAATTTCTTGCTTTAGCTCAGGAGTCTGAAAAAGATCTGTGCGAGCTATTAAATATTCCCAGTAATTATCAGGTGCTGTTTTGTCAAGGTGGAGCCAGGGGACAATTTGCGGCAGTTCCACTTAATCTGTTGGGTACCAACACAACTGCCGATTATGTTAATGGCGGTTTTTGGGCGAACAGCGCGATCAAAGAAGCAGTTCGTTATTGCAAACCCAAGGTAGTTAACATTACTACCACATGTACCGATGGACGAAGTGGTGTTAAACCTATGAGTCAATGGTCATTACATGATGATGCCGCTTATGTGCACTATTGCCCGAATGAAACCATCGACGGTATCACCATCGATGAACAACCGAATTTTCCGGGTAAAATTGTGGTTGCCGATTTTTCTTCATCGTTGCTTTCTCGCCCGATAGACGTGAGTCGCTATGGCGTGATCTATGCCGGGGCGCAAAAAAATATTGGACCCGCAGGATTAACGCTCGTGATTGTACGTAAGGATTTACTGGGCACAGCACACCCGCTAACCCCTTCTATTCTTAATTATAAAACGTTGACCGATTACAACTCTATGTTTAATACCCCCCCTACTTTTGCCTGGTACCTCGCCAGTTTGGTATTTAAATGGCTAAAAGAACAAGGCGGCCTTGCCGAGATGGAAAAACGCAATAAGGTTAAGGCTAACTTGTTGTATTCATTCATTGATAACAGCAAGCTTTATCGTAACAAGGTTGCCGGGAATAACCGTTCAGTGATGAATGTGCCTTTCCAATTGACTGATCCTATGTTGGATGAAATTTTCCTAAAAAAAGCCAAAAAGCGAGGCTTACAGGCATTAAAAGGCCATTCTGCAGTTGGCGGGATGAGAGCTTCTATTTATAACGCTATGCCACTTGATGGTGTAAAAGCATTGGTCAATTTTATGTCTGAGTTTGAGCAATGTCCTCATGAATGA
- a CDS encoding HrpE/YscL family type III secretion apparatus protein, with translation MLKNIPLLSPSAVHEGVLLTRAQVTGQKRAKNILSEAFWRAKKILKQATVDAEKIQKNAYAEGYQQGVITAAQHITQYIDASHNLSDKLNATLQVRAKEMLSNALDHPDLLIILVDEWLHKLDKEQVDNAPVLHLILPTYAKKRHAQLLQFLHETWSKPINIEYHEETRFVIKYADHIAEFVPDEFLEQAVTGLSLANEAMTECRQLSQNALQQLREVFQTKFDAAQLNNDTDVKTEKEKL, from the coding sequence ATGTTAAAAAATATTCCCTTACTTTCTCCTTCAGCGGTACATGAAGGCGTATTACTGACACGGGCACAAGTAACTGGGCAAAAACGGGCAAAAAATATCTTGTCTGAAGCCTTTTGGCGTGCAAAAAAAATCCTTAAGCAGGCGACAGTAGACGCGGAAAAAATACAAAAGAATGCCTACGCTGAAGGTTATCAACAAGGTGTGATTACTGCGGCACAGCATATTACGCAATATATTGATGCGAGTCATAATTTAAGTGATAAATTAAACGCGACTTTACAAGTACGGGCCAAAGAAATGTTGTCCAACGCACTGGACCACCCTGATTTACTGATTATTCTGGTAGATGAATGGTTGCATAAATTAGATAAAGAACAGGTTGATAATGCGCCTGTATTACATTTAATCCTGCCAACCTATGCCAAAAAAAGACATGCTCAATTGTTGCAATTTCTTCATGAAACTTGGAGTAAACCGATAAACATTGAATACCATGAAGAAACCAGGTTTGTCATTAAATACGCTGATCACATTGCTGAATTTGTTCCCGATGAATTTCTTGAACAAGCCGTTACCGGTTTATCACTGGCCAATGAGGCGATGACAGAATGCCGCCAACTCTCACAAAATGCTTTACAACAACTGAGAGAGGTTTTTCAAACAAAATTTGACGCTGCTCAATTAAACAATGACACAGATGTAAAGACTGAGAAGGAAAAGCTATGA
- a CDS encoding PrgH/EprH family type III secretion apparatus protein — MLTQQHLPIFPENTIFIPVTSAGSNFEINIDDQTPANVLLRELNNEDDSEKNKAASILFNQIITVGEVVFAVKEINSEWAEEILLYPGKEKEKTTPLPLAKKSRAALWCSLSAVTLISAIIVANFDYRDSKQKQSGELSSLLGDNEGKYHIFHGHDGWIYILANNEKEVAWARQSLIRLHFSKPVRVLSLQSEEQRIGLWLTENWPTVKYHRIRIETPQSPVILISEERSQLNDQQRAQLIKNLNQQIPYAEQSQLLVISDTEVAYQAEAGIKKMAIPYTRNDNSGSVTFIIQGSLDDGQLQQLRSFVTDYMQTWGEHYVQFSVELKDDWLKGKSFKYGDQGYIKVAPGYWYFPKPL; from the coding sequence GTGTTAACACAACAGCATTTACCCATTTTTCCTGAAAATACTATTTTTATTCCGGTTACTTCAGCAGGCAGTAATTTTGAAATTAACATTGATGACCAAACGCCAGCCAACGTATTATTACGTGAACTAAATAATGAAGACGATAGCGAAAAAAATAAGGCAGCGTCGATACTCTTTAACCAAATAATCACCGTTGGCGAAGTCGTTTTTGCGGTCAAAGAAATAAACAGTGAATGGGCAGAAGAAATTCTGCTTTATCCGGGAAAAGAAAAAGAAAAAACAACGCCCTTGCCATTAGCAAAAAAATCCCGAGCCGCTCTTTGGTGCTCTTTAAGCGCAGTAACATTAATTTCGGCAATCATTGTGGCTAATTTTGACTATCGAGACAGTAAGCAAAAACAAAGCGGTGAACTTTCATCCTTGCTCGGTGATAACGAAGGAAAATATCATATCTTTCACGGTCATGATGGTTGGATTTATATTCTGGCAAATAATGAAAAAGAAGTGGCATGGGCACGGCAATCTTTGATACGTCTTCATTTTTCTAAGCCAGTCAGAGTGCTAAGTTTACAAAGTGAAGAACAACGCATTGGATTATGGTTAACTGAAAATTGGCCGACGGTAAAATACCATCGCATCAGAATAGAAACACCTCAATCACCCGTAATATTAATCAGTGAAGAGCGCAGTCAGCTTAATGATCAACAGCGGGCACAGCTTATAAAGAATTTGAATCAACAAATTCCCTATGCCGAGCAAAGTCAATTGCTAGTGATAAGTGATACAGAAGTCGCTTATCAGGCCGAAGCGGGGATTAAAAAAATGGCCATTCCTTATACCCGCAATGATAACAGCGGCAGTGTCACCTTTATTATTCAAGGGTCACTGGATGATGGTCAATTACAACAACTGCGTAGTTTTGTCACCGATTATATGCAAACCTGGGGCGAACACTATGTGCAATTTTCCGTTGAATTAAAAGATGATTGGCTCAAAGGCAAATCATTTAAATACGGTGATCAGGGTTATATAAAGGTTGCTCCTGGTTACTGGTACTTTCCTAAACCTTTATAA
- the recJ gene encoding single-stranded-DNA-specific exonuclease RecJ, with amino-acid sequence MIIKTQLRRREMTPQYKLPLQLHPLLRRLYAARGVKDAQELERGVKSLLVWQQLAGIDTAVNLLQQAMTEQRQIMVVGDFDADGATSTALAVLALRSMGANNVQYLVPNRFDDGYGLSPEVVEQVAVRGAELIITVDNGISSHAGVDLAHQKGIQVLVTDHHLPGDVLPAADAIINPNLADCAFPSKSLAGVGVTFYLMLALRARLQDSGWFAQQALLKPNLAELLDLVALGTVADVVPLDSNNRILVHQGLNRIKAGKCRPGICALLDVAKRDAQQLVASDLGFFIAPRLNAAGRLDDMSIGVALLLSDDQEEARTLAQDLDALNQTRREIERGMQAEALQLCDQLEYNSNVLPYGIAMYHQEWHQGVVGILASRIKERFHRPVIAFAPAGEGILKGSGRSIAGLHLRDVLERLDAKNPGLILKFGGHAMAAGLSLQQDKFEQFRQCFADLVGETLDASQLEGIIWSDGELSAGELSLEIAELLQAGGPWGQAFPEPTFDGKFRILQQRLVGECHLKLNLQPLTGGPLLDGIAFNIDPKIWPNNTVLDVHLAYKLDVNEFRGKRKVQLLVQHLWPS; translated from the coding sequence GTGATAATCAAAACCCAGCTACGTCGTCGTGAAATGACACCTCAATATAAACTGCCGTTGCAATTGCACCCGCTACTGCGCCGCCTGTATGCGGCGCGGGGGGTTAAAGATGCACAAGAGTTAGAACGGGGTGTAAAAAGCCTACTGGTATGGCAACAACTAGCAGGTATTGACACAGCGGTTAATCTGCTGCAGCAGGCAATGACTGAACAGCGGCAGATAATGGTCGTTGGAGATTTTGATGCCGATGGCGCTACCAGCACTGCGCTGGCGGTACTGGCGCTGCGCAGCATGGGTGCGAATAACGTGCAATATTTGGTGCCTAACCGTTTCGACGATGGTTATGGTCTTAGCCCTGAGGTGGTCGAGCAAGTTGCTGTCCGAGGTGCAGAATTGATTATCACGGTAGACAATGGTATTTCCTCTCACGCCGGTGTCGATCTCGCTCATCAAAAAGGAATACAGGTTCTGGTGACCGATCACCATCTACCTGGGGATGTTTTGCCCGCTGCCGACGCCATCATTAATCCTAATCTTGCCGATTGTGCTTTCCCTTCTAAATCCCTCGCTGGAGTCGGGGTAACGTTTTACCTCATGCTAGCATTGCGCGCTCGTTTGCAAGATAGCGGTTGGTTTGCGCAACAGGCATTGCTGAAACCGAATCTGGCCGAGCTGCTGGATCTTGTCGCTTTAGGCACCGTCGCTGATGTGGTGCCGCTGGATAGCAATAACCGTATTTTGGTACATCAGGGTTTGAACCGTATCAAGGCAGGGAAATGTCGCCCCGGTATCTGTGCCTTATTGGACGTTGCTAAACGTGATGCACAACAATTGGTTGCCAGTGACCTGGGATTCTTCATTGCTCCTCGGCTCAATGCAGCGGGACGCCTGGATGATATGTCGATTGGTGTGGCATTGTTACTGAGTGACGACCAAGAAGAAGCACGAACACTGGCTCAGGATCTTGATGCGCTTAATCAAACCAGACGTGAGATTGAACGAGGTATGCAGGCAGAAGCGTTGCAACTCTGTGATCAACTGGAATACAACAGCAACGTGTTGCCCTATGGCATTGCTATGTATCACCAAGAATGGCATCAGGGGGTGGTAGGTATTCTCGCATCACGCATTAAAGAACGTTTTCATCGGCCAGTCATCGCTTTTGCCCCCGCAGGAGAGGGGATATTGAAAGGCTCGGGGCGATCTATTGCCGGTTTACATCTACGCGATGTATTGGAGCGCCTGGATGCAAAAAATCCAGGGCTCATATTAAAATTTGGCGGCCACGCGATGGCGGCAGGGTTGTCGTTACAGCAAGATAAATTTGAGCAATTTCGACAATGCTTTGCCGATCTCGTCGGCGAAACATTGGATGCCTCACAGCTTGAAGGGATTATTTGGTCCGATGGGGAGCTGAGCGCAGGCGAATTATCACTGGAAATAGCGGAATTATTGCAAGCAGGGGGGCCTTGGGGACAAGCTTTTCCGGAACCCACTTTTGATGGTAAATTTCGCATTCTACAACAGCGGCTAGTAGGTGAATGCCATTTAAAGTTAAATTTGCAACCGCTAACCGGTGGCCCCTTACTGGATGGCATCGCTTTTAATATTGATCCTAAGATATGGCCCAATAATACTGTGCTTGACGTTCATTTGGCTTACAAACTCGACGTTAATGAATTTCGTGGCAAACGTAAGGTTCAATTATTGGTGCAACACCTTTGGCCGAGCTAA
- a CDS encoding PrgH/EprH family type III secretion apparatus protein — protein sequence MHREIKKETTAAQIVIRLLNGMLKGCEFDLASGKTLFIVAKEN from the coding sequence ATGCATAGAGAAATAAAAAAAGAAACCACAGCAGCACAGATCGTTATTCGTTTGCTCAATGGTATGTTAAAGGGCTGTGAATTCGATCTAGCGAGCGGTAAAACATTATTTATTGTGGCTAAAGAAAATTAA
- a CDS encoding phosphopantetheine-binding protein, giving the protein MKKSGKTEYEAVIRQILVACLGCDEQDISGEKHLVDELYADSIALIDMVIMISEQLKLDMNEEDIIDINTVNDLYLWVENKKSLCDK; this is encoded by the coding sequence ATGAAGAAGAGTGGTAAAACTGAGTACGAGGCCGTCATCCGCCAAATCCTGGTTGCTTGTCTAGGATGTGACGAGCAGGATATCAGTGGTGAAAAGCACCTGGTTGATGAATTATACGCAGATTCCATCGCACTGATCGATATGGTGATCATGATCAGTGAGCAACTGAAGCTTGATATGAATGAAGAAGATATCATTGATATTAATACCGTGAACGATCTTTATCTCTGGGTAGAAAATAAGAAAAGCCTCTGTGATAAATAA
- the aroE gene encoding shikimate dehydrogenase: MPQFAVFGNPIEHSKSPKIHALFAAQTGISQQYSAILATHADFEATLTAFFAAGAQGANITMPFKERAYALFRHHKQGCHYELCHQLTERAALAGAVNTLKRLDDERWLGDNTDGMGLLSDLVRLNLIQTQDRILLIGAGGAARGIIPPLLSYGCHIVITNRTFSRAQQLREHFKQHVDAWDMMALAGEKFNLIINATGSAMNNDMPRLPASIISNDTGCYDLCYQSGLTPFLTWVAKHGAIHYTDGLGMLVSQAAHAFKLWHGVMPDVTPVLKLLRSD, encoded by the coding sequence ATGCCGCAATTTGCAGTTTTTGGTAATCCTATCGAACACAGTAAATCACCTAAAATTCATGCGCTTTTTGCCGCACAAACCGGTATTTCGCAGCAGTACAGTGCGATACTGGCGACCCATGCTGATTTTGAAGCAACGTTGACCGCTTTTTTTGCTGCTGGTGCACAAGGGGCTAATATTACCATGCCGTTTAAGGAACGCGCCTACGCGCTATTTCGTCACCATAAACAGGGCTGTCACTATGAGCTATGCCACCAGCTTACTGAAAGAGCAGCACTGGCGGGTGCAGTGAATACTTTAAAGCGTTTAGACGACGAACGATGGCTTGGCGATAATACCGACGGCATGGGCTTATTGAGTGATCTTGTGAGGCTGAATTTAATCCAGACACAAGATCGTATCCTATTGATCGGAGCTGGCGGCGCAGCTCGTGGGATCATCCCGCCTTTACTCTCGTATGGTTGCCATATCGTTATCACCAATCGCACTTTTAGTCGTGCACAACAGCTCAGAGAACATTTTAAACAGCATGTTGATGCATGGGACATGATGGCATTAGCCGGAGAAAAATTTAATTTAATTATCAATGCCACTGGTTCGGCGATGAATAATGACATGCCCAGATTGCCTGCCTCTATTATATCCAATGATACAGGTTGCTATGATTTGTGCTATCAATCAGGTTTGACCCCCTTTCTCACTTGGGTCGCGAAGCATGGCGCAATACACTATACCGATGGTTTAGGTATGCTAGTTAGCCAAGCGGCACATGCATTTAAACTTTGGCATGGTGTGATGCCCGATGTCACGCCAGTATTAAAGCTGCTACGTAGTGATTAA
- a CDS encoding winged helix-turn-helix domain-containing protein yields MNKILSDVEQYIFGEFTLRMDGILYYQDKETSLPPKELGVLILLLNSAGVLISKDEILEKVWGGDAVAEESLTRCVYVLRRLLKENKNNRYIDTIYGKGYRFTCPVTHVSPVNERESKSVLAVLLFKMDNPTHSSVMHDFLIQALSKYAARGLNILPSTLTSSCKDYDDIVTLLDKTQPDYYLAGMMITHSIKPSLRIELVRTRDHYIVHRESFTLDENINFSCLSLQCLIDDFLPRYIPCLINGKNAVPLMKESDTAIAYLNGRHQLDCYTPSSVKKALSQFLQCLDKDPNHPLLLTSIAECYLAMANLGLFAKKHAQMEAKRTVIKALSKEPDNALALSLLAILNSINKEHCVADILFQQATSLAPSNAAIHYYHAWHLLLVGRIKEALDAVHISLKLLPTRVASGILKMLLNFINGDATAAIRIGKRKLIEQAPQHATLQSFLAVILAKEEHYIEAIELAEKTKASAENQGILLDNYHYVNSPREHNHGTQKTVHDYFMQNYFMSDISTAAKNASLSLKYKKLSTPVKEKCFYSPLRHNNTVTQLNIAS; encoded by the coding sequence ATGAATAAAATATTATCTGACGTTGAACAATATATTTTTGGTGAATTTACTTTAAGAATGGATGGAATTCTTTATTACCAGGATAAAGAAACCAGTCTGCCACCTAAAGAACTTGGGGTGTTAATACTCTTGCTTAACTCCGCCGGTGTACTTATTTCTAAAGATGAAATATTAGAAAAAGTGTGGGGAGGTGATGCTGTTGCTGAAGAATCATTGACACGTTGTGTCTATGTATTACGACGCTTACTGAAGGAAAATAAAAACAATCGCTATATTGATACTATTTATGGTAAAGGCTACCGTTTTACATGCCCAGTCACCCACGTCTCGCCAGTGAATGAACGTGAATCAAAAAGTGTGCTCGCCGTATTGCTTTTCAAAATGGATAACCCTACTCATTCATCAGTGATGCACGACTTTTTAATACAGGCGTTATCAAAATATGCGGCACGAGGGCTAAATATTTTGCCTTCAACATTGACCAGCAGTTGTAAAGATTATGATGATATTGTCACTTTATTGGATAAAACCCAGCCTGATTATTATCTCGCGGGTATGATGATAACCCATAGTATTAAACCTTCGCTACGTATTGAATTAGTACGTACTCGAGATCATTATATCGTTCACCGAGAAAGTTTCACGCTTGATGAGAACATTAATTTTAGTTGTCTTAGTTTGCAATGCCTGATCGACGATTTTCTACCGCGTTATATCCCTTGTTTAATTAACGGAAAAAATGCGGTTCCACTCATGAAAGAATCAGATACTGCCATTGCTTACCTTAATGGACGCCATCAACTTGATTGTTATACGCCTTCGAGTGTGAAAAAAGCTTTATCACAATTTTTGCAATGTTTGGATAAAGATCCAAACCATCCACTTTTATTAACCAGTATCGCTGAATGTTATTTGGCAATGGCAAATTTAGGTTTATTCGCTAAAAAACATGCGCAAATGGAAGCAAAAAGGACGGTAATAAAAGCCTTGTCGAAAGAGCCAGATAATGCTCTAGCCTTATCCCTATTAGCGATACTAAATAGTATAAATAAAGAACATTGTGTTGCTGATATTTTATTTCAACAGGCGACATCACTCGCACCATCGAATGCGGCAATTCATTATTATCATGCCTGGCATTTACTGCTTGTGGGGCGTATAAAAGAAGCGCTTGATGCGGTACATATCAGTTTGAAATTATTACCGACAAGGGTAGCTTCTGGCATTCTTAAAATGCTATTAAACTTTATCAATGGTGATGCTACTGCTGCTATTCGCATAGGCAAAAGAAAATTGATTGAACAGGCACCACAACATGCCACATTACAAAGTTTTTTGGCGGTTATTCTGGCAAAAGAAGAGCATTATATCGAAGCCATTGAATTAGCCGAAAAAACGAAAGCATCCGCTGAAAACCAAGGTATTTTATTAGATAATTATCACTATGTGAATTCGCCGAGAGAACATAATCATGGTACGCAAAAAACCGTGCACGATTATTTTATGCAGAATTATTTCATGAGTGATATTTCAACAGCAGCAAAAAATGCGTCACTTTCTTTGAAATATAAAAAATTATCAACTCCAGTTAAAGAAAAATGTTTTTATAGTCCATTACGACACAACAACACTGTTACTCAATTAAATATAGCTAGCTAA
- the sctI gene encoding type III secretion system inner rod subunit SctI yields MHSLENIKGMAAVANDITPDNNPIVSLEDRMVQSYATNAVDFSDRRNEILAKIANPRISTDELAQLQKELGEYNFDVSLISALTKKVTGAVETCLRA; encoded by the coding sequence ATGCATTCACTAGAAAATATTAAAGGTATGGCGGCTGTTGCTAATGATATTACGCCAGATAACAACCCAATAGTCTCGCTGGAAGATCGTATGGTTCAGTCTTATGCTACCAATGCGGTAGATTTTTCTGATAGAAGAAATGAAATTTTAGCAAAAATAGCCAATCCTAGGATAAGCACCGATGAGCTTGCTCAATTGCAAAAAGAACTTGGTGAATATAATTTTGACGTTTCACTGATATCCGCCCTGACCAAAAAAGTGACCGGTGCAGTAGAAACCTGTTTACGTGCATGA